From the Chryseobacterium sp. G0201 genome, the window TCAGAATGTTTCCGGACATGGTATGGTTTTTTGGAAAACTTAGTGCAAACTTAGATAATTATTTTGAAAAAAGACAAAGAAAGCTAAGATGGTTGAGATTGGTTTTGTTGTTTGGGAGCCTTGTTAAGGTTTTTTGACTTCATGACAATTTATCGACAAAAACCTAGCTGCGATAGTAACGGTTACCCCGCAACATGTGAGGAAGAGTTCGTGGGCTGGGTATTGGGAGCGTTGGCGTGACGAGTATGAGTGGATAGCGCGAAATAGCTCCTGGAAAATAAATAATAAGTAATTAATGATCATTACAATAGATGTAATAATAGGAAAAGTAGAAAGTGTTCTTTTTTGATTGCTTACATTTGTATACATTCTTATCTTAAAGGAATGAAAATGAATTTACATATGACTGACAAAAGATATAAGGAGACGATTCATACAGACAAAAACAACTACGAATACATCACAATACCTCAAGACGAAAATAAAGTAAGAATCTATACCTTGAAAAACGGGTTAAAAGTTTTTCTTGCTCAAAATTTTGATGCTCCGAGGATTCAAACCTACATTCCTGTAAGAACGGGAAGTAATAACGATCCGGCCGATAATACAGGTTTGGCGCATTATCTTGAGCATATGATGTTTAAAGGAACTTCAAGATTAGGAACTCAAAACTGGGAAAGGGAAAAGGTTTTACTAGACCAGATTTCTGACTTATACGAACAGCATAAAGCAGAACAAGATCCTGAAAACAAGAAAGAAATCTACACAAAAATAGATGAAGTTTCTCAGGAAGCAAGCCAGTATGCGATTGCGAATGAATATGATAAGGTAATTTCTTCATTAGGCGCAAGCGGAACGAATGCCCACACTTGGTTTGACGAAACCGTTTACAAAAATAATATTCCCAATAACGAACTTGAAAAATGGCTGAAAGTCGAGAAAGAAAGATTTTCTGAATTGACATTAAGGCTTTTTCACACTGAATTAGAATCCGTTTACGAAGAATTCAACAGAGCGCAGGATAATGATTCAAGATTGGTGAATTATGAGTTGATGGATGCTCTTTTTCCAACGCATCCTAACGGTCAGCAAACGACTTTAGGGAAGCCGGAACATTTGAAAAATCCTTCTATGAAGGCGATTCATAAATATTTTGATGAATATTATGTTCCCAATAATTATGCAATAGTTTTGGTGGGTGATCTGGATTTTGAAGAAACGGTTCAACTTATCGATCAGTATTTTGGAGCTATTCCTTACAAAGAATTACCAAAGAAAACTCCAATTATTGAAAAACCTATTACTGGGATCGTAGAAAGAACGGTAAAGAGCCCGACAACGCCGAGAACTCAATTGGCTTGGAGAACCGACAGCTATGGAAGCAGAGAAGCGATATTGGCAGATATTGTTGCCAATATTTTAAGCAACAGGGGAGAAGCAGGATTATTAGATTTAAATATCAATCAAACGCAAAGAATGCTTTGGGCACAGGCTTTTTCGGTTGGTTTAAAAGAATACGGATATTTTTCAATTGTTGCTGTCCCGAAAGAAACACAGACTTTGAAAGAAGCCAAAGAAATGGTGTTGGAACAGATCGAATTGCTGAAAAAAGGAGACTTCCCAGATTGGATGCTTCCTGCCATCATCAATGATTTTAAGGTCCAAAGAATGAAAGCGCTGGAAACAGCCGATGGTATTGCTACAAACCTTTATGATACCTACATCAAAGGTAGATCTTGGGAGCAGGAATTGAATGAAATGGATGAATATTCCGAGTTTACGAAAAAGGAAGTTATCGATTTTGCGAACGAATTTTTTAAAGATAATTACGTTATCATCAATAAAGAAAAAGGAGTTAACGATAAGTTATTAAGAGTTGATAATCCGGGAATTACACCTATAAAAATCAACCGTGAAGCTCAATCTGAATTTCTAAAAGAGATTTTAGCTGAAAAAACAGATGATATTCAACCTGAATTCATTGATTATCAAAAAGAAATAAAAACAGCTGCCGTTAAAGATAAAAAACTGAGTTTCGTTAAAAATAAATACAACGAAATTGCTCAGGCTCATTTTATTTTCCCTTTTGGAAGCGATCATGACAGAGATTTGGGAATTTCTACGCAGGTTCTTCAATATTTGGGAACTGAAAAATTTTCACCTGAAGATCTTAAAAAAGAATTCTTTAAAATTGGGGTCAGCAATGACTTTAAAACAACAGCCGATCAACTTCTGATCTCACTAAGCGGTTTGGAAGAGAATATTGAAAATGGAATTGAATTGCTCCAACATTGGATGCATAATGTAAAACCGGATCAGGAAATTTACAATCAGTTTGTAGAAACAATTCTTGAAAATCGTGAAGCGGTAAAAAAAGATAAAAACCGCATTATGACGGCTTTGACGAATTATACAAAGTTGGGCGAATTTTCACGTTTTACAGATATTATTTCTAAAAAAGAGCTTGAAAGTTCAAATGTTGAGGTATTTACAGACAGAATGAAAAAACTGTTTGATTATCCGTATCAAGTATTTTTCTACGGGAAAAACTTTGAAAACTTCACTAATTATATTGAAAAATATATTGAAACGGCAAGTCTTCAAATTCCTGAGCCTAAAAAATATCCTGAACCGGAAACAAAAGGTAACGTGTATTTCATGAATTACGACATGGTACAGATGGAAATGAGTAAGATTGGAAGAGGGAATGAAGTGAACACGGCAAATTTCGGAAAAATCAATGTTTTCAATGAATATTTCGGAAGAGGTTTGTCATCGATTGTTTTCCAGGAGATCCGTGAGAGTAAGAGTTTGGCGTACTCTGCGTATGTTTCTTACGCTGCCAATTCAGAATCGGGACATCCGGATTATATCACAACGTACATCGGAACTCAGCCGGATAAATTGCAGATTGCAGTTGACACGATGAGTGAACTGATGAGCGAACTTCCTGAAGTGCCCATTCAGTTTGAAAATGCCAGAAATGCAGCTTTAAAACAAATTGCATCAACAAGAATTACACGAACTACTATTTTCTTCAATACCTTAAGGTTAAAAAAAATAGGCATTTCGCATGATTTTAGAAAAGATATTTATCAGCAGATTCAAAATTTGAAATTTGATGATGTGAAGCAGTTTTATCAGACAGAAATAAAACCTGTACATTTCAATACCGCCATTATCGGGAAACGAGAAAACCTGAATATGGAAGCTGTTAACCAAATGGGAGAGTTCAAAGAATTGACTTTAAAAGATATTTTTGGACATTAAAATTAAAAGAGGCTTAAAAAAAGCCTCTTTTTTTATGTCATCACACAATCACCATCGCCATCCTGAAAATCTGGATCAAAGCTGTTGGGAAGGTTTCCAATTAATCCCTTGTGAAACATGTATCGTCTTTCCATATTTCGCTGATGTATCTTTGGAAATATATTCATCGATTCTGCTTTTTTATTGAATTCTGTTTGATAGCTTGTTAAATAATTAATTTTATTCTTAACGACAAAATAGCTTAAAAATGTAACGAATTTTTCCAGATCAGATTCTGAAAACAGATAAGAAATTTTTAAGTGACCATTTCGTACAAACAAAAGTGCACAAGTCTCTAAAACATTTTTTTTATCATAAATTTTTATCCAAAAGTATTTGAAACTTTCAGAAAAGCTGGAAAATAAATAATTTTCTTCTTTACTTTTACTTTCTAAAACCCATGGGTTTTCTATTGCCCAATTGAGTTCTTCAGCATTTCGGTTACTGTGAAATCTTGAAATGAAATCAACACTTTCAGAATCAACTTTATCAAGAATTTTAAATTTGAAATCAGGTTTTTGGATGAAGCAGTTTTTTACTGAAATGAAAGAGTTTAATACAGAATCTCCCAAGCTAAGAAGTGGTTTTATATTTTCTGTTTTGGGCTTTTTTGCGGGAATAATTGTTGCCAGATCAGTTCGGAAATAATACCTTTTACCAACCTTTGGCTGAATATATTGAAAAACGCCAATTTTGTTATATAATGATTCGGCTTCTTTTGTGAATTCCGTTATAGCAATATTGCTGTTATATTCTTCGAATGCTTTATCTAAAAGCTGTTGAGCAATTCTTTTTCCACGAAATTGATTGCTGATGAAAAGTGTACTTAACCATGCATAATTGAATTTTTTTCCGTCAATCAAAAAATTATCAGGAAAACAGCCTAAATATCCGGCTAATTTATCATCATCAAACGCTAAAATAAGCAATGTATGATCATCATTCGCCTTCGGATTATTAATTTGAGAATGGGCTCTGTGTGTTGTAATTGGCAGAAAATCATATTTTTTGAAATCTCCGGATGATACAAATTCTCCCAATTGCTTTTTATTAAATGTCTTTAAATGTATCATTTCCTTATGATTTTATTTTTATTGAAAATACCTTTTAATTGATAATATGTAATTTCTTTTTTTAAGATTGTATCTGCATTTTCTCCAGTTTCCATCGGGATTCTTTGTAGGTTTTTTGAGATGCTATCGAGTTTTATTCCTGCGCTTCCGAAAGTGCAGAACATTTCATTATTTTTAAATAATTCATCGAAAAAAGCCTTTTCCACTCCAAAATCAGTAAAAGGAAAAGCAAAACTTTCGTAGAGAAATTGATTGTCTTTTAAGTAATTAAATGTCTTGTTAGTCGTTTCAAGTTTTTGACTTAAAGATAATTCATGATACAAAGGATGATCCCAACTATGCGAGGAAATTCCGAATCCTTTTTGAGTTAATGATTTTAATTGATCGAAGCTTAAATAAGGCTTTTGTTCTCCTAAAAATTCATTGATATTAATTTCAAGTATTTCTGTAAGCTTATCCAGAATTTCTGTTTTATAATAATTAAGCTTTAAAATTTTCTGTTTGATTTCTGCTTTCGAATCACTTTTAAACTGAAGAATATGATAGATTTCCGGATTTATATCTTTATTTTTTTCAATTTCATTAATGATTAAACTTGCCTTGCAGCGGAACATCAGATCTTTATTATCAATGAAAGCCGGATTGATAAAATTGACGGCATAAATTCCCTTTCTTTCTAAAATTGGGACAACTACATCATAAAATTCCCTGAAACCATCATCAAAAGTAAGAAGAGCTATTTTCTTTTTAGGTTTAAAATTTCCGTTGATAAAATCTTTAAATTCTCCCCAATTTACAAACTGAAAATATGTTGAAAGATAATCTAGATCTTCTTCAAACTGCTTTACATTTTTATACTTGATAATATGGTTAAGATGGAGTAGGTTTTCATCAGAAACACAATGGTAGACAGGAAGACAATAGGGAAGAGGAAACGATTTTTTGATGTCATTTCCTGCAAAATTGGCCAGTAAATTTATGATTCGCTCTTTCATACAATAAAAAAGAATCTATTTAAATTGATATTGAAAATTTAAATAGATTCTTAAAGTTATCATTAAAAAAATTACTTTATCACTTTCATTTCATCGATAAGCCATTTAGAATCGGCATATTTATCAATAATGAAAAGAATGTATTTGGTATCAACCATGATATTTCGGCTGAAACGTGGGTCATAATTGATATCACTCATCGTTCCTTCCCACTGTCTGTCGAAATTTAATCCAACAAGATTTCCATTAGCATCCAAAACCGGACTTCCTGAGTTTCCTCCCGTCGTATGGTTCGTTGCCGTGAATCCTACAGGAACATCGCCTGTTTTATCTTTATAGTTTCCGAAGTCTTTTTTGTTGTAAAGATCGAGAAGTTTTTTAGGAACATCAAATTCATAATCTCCAGGAACATATTTTTCGATTACTCCTGCCAAATGCGTCTGGTAACTGTAAGAAACACCGTCTCTTGGCGTAGAGCCTTTCACTTTTCCGTAGGTTACACGAAGCGTAGAATTGGCATCCGGGAAGAATTTTCTGTCCTTATCCGTATCGATTTGCTGAGCCATGAACGTTTTTTGCAACGCATCAATTTTAGTCTGAAGAGAGGTGAATTGAGGATCAGCAGTTTTCATATATGTATCTCTGATTGACAGATAAAGCTGATAAACAGGATCTTTTTTCAGGTTTTTGATTAATTTATCCTGATTAGAGAAAGCTTTTTCAATATCTGCACTAAGCATTGCTCCGTTCACAGCAGTTCTTCCCGTAATAATTGAATTTTTCGAAATATCTTCAATGACAGTGATGTTTTGAGCTTCATTTTTATACTTGTCAAAACCTGCAGGTAAGAATTGTGGAGCTGTTTTGTTAGCGTATAAAGCTAATAGTTTTGCCGTCACTTTTGCATCCAATTCTGCACTGTAATCTTTGTAGAATGCAGTTAGTTTTGTTTTAAGTTTGGTGAGCTCTTTTTCATCCATTCTGCCGGATTCTACAGAATTGATGTAAGTATAATAATCACTTGCAAGCTTTAATGTTTCTGCATTTTTGATGACTTCTGTGTAATATGCATTATTTAAAGCAAAAGGTGCCTGATCGTTGTATAATTTATTTAATTGGTCTAAAGTTGCTTTCACCTCATGGTTTTTAGCGACCAAAGAACCTTCATACATTACTTTTTTCTCAACGGCGTTGGATTTTTTCAAACCTTCTACTTCACCGATCCACTTTTTCCAGTAATTGGCAACGGAAGCGAATTTTGAAGCATATTTGATACGGGTTGCATCATCGGCACGCATTTTTTCGTCCAAGGTTTTCAGAGCAACATCACGTACGTCAATTTTTGCAGGATCGACCTCTTTCATGATCTTTTCTACGGCGATTGCAGGAAGATATTCTGTTGTTTTTCCGGGAAATCCGAATACAAATGTGAAGTCATTCTCGTTTTTATCCTTGATAGAAACCGGAAGATAATGCTTCGGCGTGTAAGGAATGTTATCTTTTGAATATTCAGCAGGCTTGTTATTTTTGTCAGCATAAATTCTGAACATTGAGAAATCTCCCGTATGTCTTGGCCAAACCCAGTTATCGGTATCAGAACCAAATTTTCCAATGCTTTGTGGCGGTGCTCCTACCAAACGAATGTCTTTGTACGTTTCGATGGTGTAAGCGTAGTATTTATTTCCGTAATACATTGGTTTTACAGAAATAGATTGATAAGATTCTGTTTTTTGAGAATTTTTATAAACTTCAATATTGGTATTGATCTTTTTGGTAAGATCAGGTTCTGTAAGGTTATCAGTTCCTTCTAAAATTTGATTGGAAACATCTTTGATATCTACGATAAAATCTACTGTTACTCCCGGATTTGGTAGTTCTGTACTCATATTTTGTGCCCAGAAACCGTTTGATAAAAGATCATTTTGTACTGTAGAATGAGCTTGGATCTGACCGTAACCGCAGTGGTGATTGGTCAATAATAATCCTTTTGGAGAAATGATTTCGGCAGTACAACCTCCGTTGAACTGTACCACAGCATCTTTTATGCTTGCTTTTTGAGGATTGAAGATGTCTTTGGCAGAGATTTTCATTCCCAAATCTTTCATTTCCTTTTCATTGAGCTCTGTTGGGATCCACATTCCTCCGTATTGCTGTGCAAAAGCCATCGCAGCCGGCAAAAGAAATACAGATAAAAGTATCTTTTTTGTCATAATCAAAATTTTGCCCTAATTTACAAAGAAAAATAAAATTAGTCCTTATGAAAACGGGGAATTATGAACATTCAACTGTTAATTTTGAACATCAAAGGATATTAATTATTTTTTAATGCTTAAACATTCGTAGAATTTGTAAAAAATTAACTTAAAATCTTGATGGGCTTGATTTTTGTTCATTGATTACTAGCTTAATATTAATATATTTAAATTACTTATCATGAACAAATTACAAATTTCAGGTATTGCAGCAATGGCTTTTCTGGCTTCTTGCTCACCGAAAGAAAAAACAAGTGAACTATCATCTGTCAGTCCTAAAACTGATCCGATGTCCATTCAAACACCTATGGATACTACATCTAAAGAAACAGTTGCAACAGCTCACAATTCACAAAATTCTCTTGACTGGAATGGAACTTATGAAGCAGTTGTCCCTTGCGCCGACTGCCCTGGAATAAAGACGACTTTACTATTAAATAAAGATAAAACCTTCAGTATTACAGAAGAGTACATCGACAGAAATTCAAAAAATAACGACAAAGGTACTTTTGATTGGGATGCTACCGGAAGTGTGATCACTCTTAATGGTAAAAGTGCAAAATACAAATATAAAGTGGGAGAAAATAAGCTTTCTCAACTGGATATGGACGGTAAGGAAATCGATGGTCCAAACAAAAATCTATATGTTTTCAATAAGAAATAAGGGCAATTTGTCTTTATTTCTTGCTTTATTTTAAAATTGATAGGCGGTTATTTTAGGATCATTCATCAATTGTTTAATTAAAGTTTCATGATGTTTATTTTTTCCTGTGAGCCTCCAGGTTGTTGCCAAATTTCCTACCGTGTATTGTTGTCTTATCATCAGGTGTTTCAAATTATTATTTCTGAATAATTCTTCACAATGTCTTATTTCATCAGAGGCTGTAACGGCGATTTTATATTCTCTGATCTTGTGATTGTTATCAATAAAGTTTTGAAGATAAGTAAGTGAACTTAAAATCAATAATACCAAAACAGTTCCCAAAAGCGATAAATAAACATATCCGGAACCTACAGCCATTCCGATCGAAGCGGTTGCCCAAATCGTTGTTGCAGTGGTGATTCCATCGATTTTATTATCACCTTTAAAGATAACTCCAGCGCCCAGAAAACCGATTCCGGTAATGATATTGGCGGCTAAACGATCTGGGTTTTCAACACCAATTTTAATGGAAAGAATCGTAAACAGGCAAGATCCAAAACATACTAAAATAAAAGTACGCAGCCCTGCTGATTTGTTTCGATATTCACGTTCTGCGCCTATGAAAACGCCCAAAAGAACAGAAATAAATATCAATAACAGTTCATTTTGAATAGAATGATCCTGTAAAAATTCCATTTTTTAAATTTTAAACTTCTTTCAATAAAAATACAATAAAATCTTCATTCATAAACATAAAAAAGACTGCCTATAAAGACAGTCTTTTGGTTTGCTGTTGAGTTGAATTAATTTTTAATTAATTTCTGAGTCATCGTTTTATCTTTTGTAGATAATTTGATGATGTAATTTCCTTTTGAAAGTTCAGAAACATTGATCGAATTGTCTGTTACACTTGCTGAATTTAAAATTCTTCCGGCAACATCGTAAATTTCTGCTTTCACGATTTTTTCTTTTGATTTAATAAATAAAACATCTTTTACAGGATTCGGGTAAATGCTGAATTGAGTTTTGTCATTATTAATTTCTGATGTTCCTAAAGTATTTTGAACCGTTGTTGTATAGGTATTCGTAATAATTGGATGGTTGTAATCAAAATAAATATTGGCTTTGTTACTGAAGCTATCGCCAATGTTTAAAGTAGATTTTGTCTTGATTTTAAATGAAACATATCCGTCATTCGTAGTATTATTAAATGGAAGCTGAATATTTTCAAAGATAAATTCTACAGTATTTGGATTTGTAATTCTCGTTACAAAATTATGACTTCCGTTCAACGAAACTAAACTTGACATATCGAATTTAGAAGTATCAATAACATCTTTCACCACAATGTTTTGTGCATTTGCTGTTCCTGTATTCTCAAATCGGATTAAGTAATGAATATAATCTCCAACCTGAGCCTGAGTAATAGAAGCTCCTTCAAGACAAGTTTTATCATTTGGGTCAAAAGAATTGACAACCGTTTGGTTTAGTGTAAATGTATTGTCTAAAGGCGTTTCATCTGTTCCTGCATTGATTTGAGCTGTGTAATGAATAATATCACCTCCGTTTAAAGCCGGTGTTTGCGTTGGAGTGTTTAGATTTAAAGTTACAATAATTTCTTTCGTTTCAAAAGGAAGTAGGTTCGTAAAATTCCAGTTTAATAA encodes:
- a CDS encoding M16 family metallopeptidase codes for the protein MNLHMTDKRYKETIHTDKNNYEYITIPQDENKVRIYTLKNGLKVFLAQNFDAPRIQTYIPVRTGSNNDPADNTGLAHYLEHMMFKGTSRLGTQNWEREKVLLDQISDLYEQHKAEQDPENKKEIYTKIDEVSQEASQYAIANEYDKVISSLGASGTNAHTWFDETVYKNNIPNNELEKWLKVEKERFSELTLRLFHTELESVYEEFNRAQDNDSRLVNYELMDALFPTHPNGQQTTLGKPEHLKNPSMKAIHKYFDEYYVPNNYAIVLVGDLDFEETVQLIDQYFGAIPYKELPKKTPIIEKPITGIVERTVKSPTTPRTQLAWRTDSYGSREAILADIVANILSNRGEAGLLDLNINQTQRMLWAQAFSVGLKEYGYFSIVAVPKETQTLKEAKEMVLEQIELLKKGDFPDWMLPAIINDFKVQRMKALETADGIATNLYDTYIKGRSWEQELNEMDEYSEFTKKEVIDFANEFFKDNYVIINKEKGVNDKLLRVDNPGITPIKINREAQSEFLKEILAEKTDDIQPEFIDYQKEIKTAAVKDKKLSFVKNKYNEIAQAHFIFPFGSDHDRDLGISTQVLQYLGTEKFSPEDLKKEFFKIGVSNDFKTTADQLLISLSGLEENIENGIELLQHWMHNVKPDQEIYNQFVETILENREAVKKDKNRIMTALTNYTKLGEFSRFTDIISKKELESSNVEVFTDRMKKLFDYPYQVFFYGKNFENFTNYIEKYIETASLQIPEPKKYPEPETKGNVYFMNYDMVQMEMSKIGRGNEVNTANFGKINVFNEYFGRGLSSIVFQEIRESKSLAYSAYVSYAANSESGHPDYITTYIGTQPDKLQIAVDTMSELMSELPEVPIQFENARNAALKQIASTRITRTTIFFNTLRLKKIGISHDFRKDIYQQIQNLKFDDVKQFYQTEIKPVHFNTAIIGKRENLNMEAVNQMGEFKELTLKDIFGH
- a CDS encoding GNAT family N-acetyltransferase, with translation MIHLKTFNKKQLGEFVSSGDFKKYDFLPITTHRAHSQINNPKANDDHTLLILAFDDDKLAGYLGCFPDNFLIDGKKFNYAWLSTLFISNQFRGKRIAQQLLDKAFEEYNSNIAITEFTKEAESLYNKIGVFQYIQPKVGKRYYFRTDLATIIPAKKPKTENIKPLLSLGDSVLNSFISVKNCFIQKPDFKFKILDKVDSESVDFISRFHSNRNAEELNWAIENPWVLESKSKEENYLFSSFSESFKYFWIKIYDKKNVLETCALLFVRNGHLKISYLFSESDLEKFVTFLSYFVVKNKINYLTSYQTEFNKKAESMNIFPKIHQRNMERRYMFHKGLIGNLPNSFDPDFQDGDGDCVMT
- a CDS encoding polysaccharide deacetylase family protein, which encodes MKERIINLLANFAGNDIKKSFPLPYCLPVYHCVSDENLLHLNHIIKYKNVKQFEEDLDYLSTYFQFVNWGEFKDFINGNFKPKKKIALLTFDDGFREFYDVVVPILERKGIYAVNFINPAFIDNKDLMFRCKASLIINEIEKNKDINPEIYHILQFKSDSKAEIKQKILKLNYYKTEILDKLTEILEININEFLGEQKPYLSFDQLKSLTQKGFGISSHSWDHPLYHELSLSQKLETTNKTFNYLKDNQFLYESFAFPFTDFGVEKAFFDELFKNNEMFCTFGSAGIKLDSISKNLQRIPMETGENADTILKKEITYYQLKGIFNKNKIIRK
- a CDS encoding S46 family peptidase, which translates into the protein MTKKILLSVFLLPAAMAFAQQYGGMWIPTELNEKEMKDLGMKISAKDIFNPQKASIKDAVVQFNGGCTAEIISPKGLLLTNHHCGYGQIQAHSTVQNDLLSNGFWAQNMSTELPNPGVTVDFIVDIKDVSNQILEGTDNLTEPDLTKKINTNIEVYKNSQKTESYQSISVKPMYYGNKYYAYTIETYKDIRLVGAPPQSIGKFGSDTDNWVWPRHTGDFSMFRIYADKNNKPAEYSKDNIPYTPKHYLPVSIKDKNENDFTFVFGFPGKTTEYLPAIAVEKIMKEVDPAKIDVRDVALKTLDEKMRADDATRIKYASKFASVANYWKKWIGEVEGLKKSNAVEKKVMYEGSLVAKNHEVKATLDQLNKLYNDQAPFALNNAYYTEVIKNAETLKLASDYYTYINSVESGRMDEKELTKLKTKLTAFYKDYSAELDAKVTAKLLALYANKTAPQFLPAGFDKYKNEAQNITVIEDISKNSIITGRTAVNGAMLSADIEKAFSNQDKLIKNLKKDPVYQLYLSIRDTYMKTADPQFTSLQTKIDALQKTFMAQQIDTDKDRKFFPDANSTLRVTYGKVKGSTPRDGVSYSYQTHLAGVIEKYVPGDYEFDVPKKLLDLYNKKDFGNYKDKTGDVPVGFTATNHTTGGNSGSPVLDANGNLVGLNFDRQWEGTMSDINYDPRFSRNIMVDTKYILFIIDKYADSKWLIDEMKVIK
- a CDS encoding copper resistance protein NlpE, encoding MNKLQISGIAAMAFLASCSPKEKTSELSSVSPKTDPMSIQTPMDTTSKETVATAHNSQNSLDWNGTYEAVVPCADCPGIKTTLLLNKDKTFSITEEYIDRNSKNNDKGTFDWDATGSVITLNGKSAKYKYKVGENKLSQLDMDGKEIDGPNKNLYVFNKK
- a CDS encoding MgtC/SapB family protein codes for the protein MEFLQDHSIQNELLLIFISVLLGVFIGAEREYRNKSAGLRTFILVCFGSCLFTILSIKIGVENPDRLAANIITGIGFLGAGVIFKGDNKIDGITTATTIWATASIGMAVGSGYVYLSLLGTVLVLLILSSLTYLQNFIDNNHKIREYKIAVTASDEIRHCEELFRNNNLKHLMIRQQYTVGNLATTWRLTGKNKHHETLIKQLMNDPKITAYQF